Part of the Ornithodoros turicata isolate Travis chromosome 6, ASM3712646v1, whole genome shotgun sequence genome, ACAACTTGCGGAAGATCAACTTCGTAATAACGGCATGAAGAAGGAAGTGTGTGTGCTGCTTTTAACCTGAAGAACGTTGTGTCGAATCCTGCCCCCAATGACAACACTTGACACTTGTTGTTTTTCATGCTCTTGCAGTAAGCTTCCAATACGGAAGAGACTGTTTTCGCTCTGACGTAGTAACCCCTGTTGATTAGTGGCGAGCGGCGACACTTTTTTATGCAGAAAAATTCTATAAAGTCATCTTTTATATATCCACTATTGACCACAGAGAGTTTGCTGTGTATGCTACTGTCATTTGTGCTCTGAACAGAACGATGGTTTTTGTTCTTCGTCATTTTGGTCACAACGATCACAGCAGTTTAACACCGAAACTTGCAGACATCCATGCGTGCGGCCATCTTGATTATCTCGAGCTATGGTTCCGCGGTGAATTAGTAGTATTCGAATTTTAAAAACAAGCTAACAGTCATGTCTTTGAACCAGAGTAATAATTTTTTCAAAAGTAATTCTAAATACTAAAGATGTAATTACGGAGAACTCCAGGTTTTATCGCAACTGTTTAAAACCTTCACTGCTGTGATGTTATATCAACTCTAGGAGGGGACGGTGAAGTGTCAAGTGAAAGTTAGCGTTCATTTAACACAAAATCCTCTTGTGAAGAAGTCATTCGCTTTTGTTTGTTCATTTTACTCTCAAGTAAGTGGAAATGTTCCTCTTTCTTGTTCTGTGAAGTGCGCACAATGTGGATTAAACGTCTTAACCGGCACATAGGCTTAGCATCGTTTCATCCTTCTCCCTACTGCAGCTGTCACTTGCTTCATTTTTAATCAGTATAGTCAGAACAAATGTGTACGAAATAAGTGTGCATGTGGTAAAAGTAACGTAGGAATGGACCTTTTGACGAAACGGCGTATCTCTAAGTAACATGTGCGCTCATGCAGCGAGTCCGCTGCTCAGGATTTGGCAAATGGTAGAATGCTGTGTAAGGCGAAATGTTATATCGTCAAGGCAAGAGTACCCGTGTAAACTGACTGTAACTTGGTGTTAGAATATGGTATCGTCGTCACGTGTAAAGACAGAGCAGCTGCCATCCATTGTTACGACATCCGTTTTGTAAGTCCTCGCATGGTGTTCCGTACCCGATAGGATCAGGCAAACAGAGTGCGTCAGGACACGATGGTTGACATCGACTCGCCTGTCATCAGCTTCCATCGCATGAACAGGCTCGTTTAGTCCGACACTGCCGGTAATTAGGCGAGCGTGTTCCGAGGCGGTTATTTTGATAGTTGCTCTCATTGTGAAAAACTTCAGAAAGCGTTGTAGATCCGGTTTTTTCCCCCCACTCATGCGAAACTTAGCTGGAAATATGCTTTCGTGCTCGCTTTTGACTCGCGTGATTAAAAATAGCTTTCAAGCCATGCAGCACGGGGGTAATGTGTATCGTTCCTTTGCGAAAATTGTCTTTTCAAAAGAAAGGTTGATTCCACTATACTTTATACGGTCCACGTAAATTGTGCAACTTTCAGGAGCACTCTATTTTAACCTGCACACTTAAAATGCGTTAACAAACCGGCACGCCTCATAGCCATATGTGTCACCCACTGTTTGGTCAGCCACACCTCCCAGACAAGTGTGGCATACAAGGTCTTGTTCATATTGTCAGACTGCGTGTGTGACTGCAGCAGTCCCATTTGTAATGAGATGCTAGACTACTTTCTGACCCTTTCCTGTAGCACCTTGCGTACGTGTGGGTGTCCCAGTGGCACCCACTGTCTGCTTCTGCTGGGTGGAACTTTCATTTGTCATTCATTAGCATGTGGGAAGTGCTGGCGTTCTGCTTCATTGGCAGCTGCAACATGTGCTACATTGTTTTGTTGCTTTGCACCCATCGGGGTGTGAAGCATGGCACGTGTGGTCGGAAATAAGTCATGCTAGTCGGATAACCTGCATGTTGAGCAGGGGGATTTGTCTCTTATACTTTTGTATGTAGCCGGCATTTCTGTGGCTGCAATTTGGGTTATGTGGAAGGAGTAACCACATAGTAACACAAGTGTAAGGCTTGTGGTCAATAGGTGGTTTACATACACGTGACCTTGCGTTCGATTTTTAAGAATTACACGAGTCGAAATATTCACTTATGCATGCAAGCACCTTCAATACCCACTGCTGTGTCTAAAATAAAACCATTCCTGCGTTTTGTCAGTTTCTCGTGTTGTTTTGGGCAggggcagttttttttttgggggggggggggtcctgaCTCCCCTCCTCAATTTGAGTCGTTACATAGTTTCAATTGACCTTGGTAGTGTAATAGCATGCTCTCCAAGGCAGGAcccccctctcagaaaaatccaGGATCTGTCTCTGGTCTTGAGTGGCAATAGGCAGGAATGagcatttttctctttttctattTAATGAGGCAAGGAGTACCAAAAAGTGTTTGTATTCATAAGTGTATGTTTAATCTTTTCTCCTCATTGTGCTTTTATGTCGAAGACACAAAATCGTCTGCCttacaaagtttttttttctctcccttgtgtgtgtgtgctcctcCTATTTTTTAAATTGATTTATTAGTATACCTACAATGCCCATAGGCATTATGGTAAACAACATCACAACATGAAAGACAAGGAAAATTAAAACATGACTCTAACTCAAGCAAGCAAACATAAATGAACAATAACTGGCAATATTGTGCATAAGGAGCGGGCTATGAGCAATTGACATACAAATGTTCACAAAGCTTCTTTGGACTTGGCTTTCCGCCGTATCGTAGGCAGTAATAAACTGCAATTGTGGTCCATCTCCTTAACTTAATCGAATATGAAGTGCAATGCAGAGCGTTTTTCTTCTTGCTGTGTAGGTGCAGAAGACGCAATGGGTGATACAGGGCCATTGTGTGTCAATGTGCACTCTACGAGCGCAACAACAGAAAATCTCAGTAGGCACGACATGCTCAACTGGGTGAATGGCAGCCTCAAGACACGTTACACCAAAATTGAGGAGCTCTGTTCTGGTGAGTTTTGCGGGCTTCGCGAGAGTACAACAGACCAACCCGTGGCCTTCTGCAGTCTTGTTTCTTAAGCGACGtgtgttcccccccccccattcattTTCAGGGGCAGCCTACTGCCAGTTCATGGACATGCTTTTTCCAGGTACGTAGTCGCACTCGAGATAATGATAGGTGCAGTGAAATGAGGGTTCTACTACCGCGGTTGCACTCACTGATGCTTCTGCAATGATTTCCTGATGTTAGGATCTGTCAACTTGAGGAAAGTGAAGTTCAGAACGAACTTGGAACATGAATACATCCAAAATTTCAAGGTCCTGCAGGCAGTATTCAAGAAAGTTGGCGTAGACAAAGTAAGGAATGTTTAGTGCAGTAGTACTTTCTTGGCAAAAGGTTTGTGAACCAGTACAAAGTTTCGCACCTTTGAAGGAGCATTGCGGCCATCTGGTTGCAAGGTGTAACTGTGCTCATTTCATGGAACTCCGCTTGCAGACGTTGCCTTGGTGTGTTTCTACTGTGTTTTGCAACACCTGGCTTTGTTCccctttttcctctttctttctttttaccttACTATATTTCTCAGTCCTGGAGAAAAGAGGCAATAGCTCTATCTGCAAATATTTCTTCATGTGTAGGGCTTTACATAGTGTTCCTATAGGGTGCCGTTTTGGGGATTGGGATTCCCAAATTTCGAATCCTTGCCTGGGATTCCCAGATTCTGTTGGCACAACCCTACTTTTGAGGCACCTGACGCGCATTCTTTTAGTGTCCAGAAATCCGCTCTCTGCTGACGAGCGGTCACGGAAGGGGCGAACCGCCCAGTTCCGAACCCTTTCAATTCCTTGAAAAGGGGACATTGTTGAGGTCCCCCCTGTATGGGGGCAAGCAGTTTCGGGCACAATCCGTTACGCAAAGTTTACTCGAGAAAATGTCTCGCGCCGTCTCCAGCTCATTAATGCAAACGTTTGCAACCACGACTCTTCCAGAACATCCCCGTCGACCGTCTCGTGAAAGGCAGATTCCAGGACAACTTTGAGTTTGTGCAGTGGTTTAAGAAGTTCTTTGACGCCAACTACGCCTACGATGGGCAGGACTACGACCCAGTGGAAGCCAGGGCCAACGTATCCGTGGGCAGTTCAAGCATGGCACCTCCACGTGCCACTGGGAATAGCTCGTTAAGGTCACAGACGCGGCCAGGTAGGAGTTTCGAGAGTTTCAATGCAGAGCTTGGTGCACCGAAGCATTTTCCTAACCGTGTACCGTTTCCTCGTAGTCCATGCAACAAAGCCAGTGTCGAGGAGTACGGTTCCAAGTAAACCGATAGGGGCGGCGACCAGAATACCTGGCGGAGGGGTCTGTGACACCCAGAAGCTCGACGAGCTCACGGCACAGGTGCGTGTCTGATGTCCTCGCCCGTGGGTACCGCGAAATGTGGTGTTCAGTCTGTGTCAGACACGTGGGACGGCGCCAATTACTGTGTGTTATAGAACCTGTACGTTTAGAATGGTTGTGATAGATGAAAGAGTGGCTAGGAAGCAACGATCTGTTCTGATTTGAGAGTACAGTAGCCGGACGATTTTCCGGACTTCTCAGTGACAGGAAAAGCTTCGGAATGATACAGCAGTCTCAAAAATCCAGTGATCATAAAATTAAACTAACGATGGCGAAGGCCCCTGGTTCTGCTGcgaattcaaaattctgcgagtcaacggctgcttgaaatgcGAAACACTTTATATTGTTGGATAATgtggggaaaaaaatatatgttataaaattacacattgaaagcactgttgtggctcagcattacatacatgatatcttgagttctcctctgacaaaggTCTGTCACCTGGAATCATTTTATActtgctgaaagatctttcaagcatctacagagtttataggaactttataggaaaaTTATGGGAAGGaatacatgccctgtggaagatacaggacaccctttttgtttctgggtTGCAGGCATTATTTAAGTCTTTAAAGGCAaactcccagacatcaaatcaaactTTTCCACTGCCACagctaaactgcacacgggagggacgccGTCCCTTCCTTATGCGAAGTATGCTCAAGAAACTTGGTCTAACGTTATCCTATGCTAAACTACAATCTTTCTGTGCTGTTCCAGCAGCATGGGCAGTTtcgtaaagcgggcttcacctcgTGCAGGGAAAACTTAGGGTGACGCAGACTTTCGGGAAGTGTCTTTCATATTCGGCGAATATCGGATATTCGGAAGTCCGAATATTGGGTAATTGATTCGCGAATGAAATGCTTCAAGTGACTgatatttagagcctgaagttttagagttttacccgattcttccctgaatttgcaccccgaattgaaggttgccactttagggtgaaacccgatttttgcctGGCCAATTGCCCTCActtggatgtctgtaggaatgcaccaacttacttgtttggcagcaaatgcagttacatcaccgtttgtaccaaaccactacacttactttgagtaactgagccagatttcccTCCAAATTTAgcctactggaagttttttcacccgaatttgcatgaatttagtgcacatgtttatttacccgatttttacccccccgaatttagaaaaaaatatttcccgaaaacttcaggctctactgatatttgattcgaattaGATAACTCAAACGTCctcacacccctaaaaataagggattctgTGCCAGACGAAGGATTCCACGATATTTCGCGGAAAACTCAAGGCTTTAACGATGCCTGTAATTGTGCCCTGCTGCGCCTGTGGTTGCCTGCGTGCGATGATATCCGCTGTTGCATTTACACGCGCGTGATATGTTCGTCGTACACATTTGACAGTGGTGACAACGCACCGAAAACAGTGACAGTGTACAGACTCCCAAAATGTGCCAATGCCAGCTATAAGATTTGTCAGTCATTCAGGACTTGTGTTTGTAGATTGCAGACCTGAAAGTCACTGTGGACGGActggagaaagagagagatttCTACTATGGCAAGCTGAGAGACATCGAAGTCCTTTGTCAAGAAAATGAACAGAAGGAGGGAAAGTCCGAGGCGGTGGAACAAATTTTAGAGATCCTGTACGCAACGGAGGTAAGCCCGGATGAGTTGGAGGAATACTGAGAGATCGCCTTCACCTTGGAATAAATGCGAAGTAACAGCATTCTCTTATCACTTTGCGTTTTTGTCATGCCCATTAATATTGTCGTTCGCTGGATCAAGCTTGTCCTTGCGACACTGACGGAAATTGGCTTCCCTATTGACAGTTCCATCATATGTGGGACCTCGTGGAATAAACAGTGACACCTAATTTGAGACCGGTCGAACGAAATAGTATGTCAAGAATTTATGTTGGTACTTTTGGTTCATCCGTACTTCTGTCTTGGCATgtgcagtgaaacccgcgtataacgatatagGTAAATGGGTTATCATTAATTAAATCATTACGCGAAGGATATCGCTAGAGGAGGGCTGACCTGGGTTAGCCTCAtcctacggtagtcgtacactcCGCGTTATCCCGCGAGGCGCAGTAACATTTGATGCTAGGAAAGGGGGTGGAAATACCAATACCTTATTGAAGGTACCTCGATAGCTTCGATTGCTTTTGGTTGCCATCGTAGATGTGCACAACGTCAGGTTCGACTGCATCGAGATGGGCTACATAATGAGCAGGCAGCCTGCACTCCATGATAAAATTCTTCAGCAGCATGAAGCCTGCTTGCGCTGTCACCGGCTGCTTTTCTCCTTGGCCTTCAGTATCGTCGACACTGTCGACTGCAGTATGCCGTCCTTTC contains:
- the LOC135399090 gene encoding microtubule-associated protein RP/EB family member 1-like, whose amino-acid sequence is MGDTGPLCVNVHSTSATTENLSRHDMLNWVNGSLKTRYTKIEELCSGAAYCQFMDMLFPGSVNLRKVKFRTNLEHEYIQNFKVLQAVFKKVGVDKNIPVDRLVKGRFQDNFEFVQWFKKFFDANYAYDGQDYDPVEARANVSVGSSSMAPPRATGNSSLRSQTRPVHATKPVSRSTVPSKPIGAATRIPGGGVCDTQKLDELTAQIADLKVTVDGLEKERDFYYGKLRDIEVLCQENEQKEGKSEAVEQILEILYATEEGFSVPEEGLEEGAPEPANGDEEY